TGAATAAGTGAAACAAACATTCAAAGAGCCAAAAATTTACCCAGAAGTTAGACCGACGAGCTGAAAGAGTAGAAAAGCTGCCTGTCCTCCTGATACCGGTAACATTTCTCCCTTCGTCTTCTCTGCTGCAGTCACTCTCTCTATCTACAGAAGATGGAAAGACGTAACTACCCCCACCAACGTCTCTTTTACCTTTCTTCCTCCAAGAACCCAAAAACCCTTTCTCTTTCTGCCCTTTCTTACTAATAACAATAGCACCATGCTGATCTCTCTCAGGGCTGAAGCTATTCCTACGAAAGGAACCATAACACTCACTAGTATTCAACCTAAACGAATAAGTCTGGATCTTAGACCTGCCCATGTAAGGACCATCAAGGACTGTAGTGGGAGAGGGCTCCATTAATAAAAGTCTAGGTGGGAGTTCTAAACACTTGGGGTTTGAGTAAGTGGTGAGAGTGGTGCAAGTTTTAGGCTTACCAGGCTCTTCTTCCCAACGAAATGGGACAGAGGCTGAGGAGTACAGTGGTGGGGTTATCATTCCAGGTCTCTCAGGTGACTCCATGCCAACTGGTGTTGAAAATAAAAGTGAGAGCTTTGGTGTGGAGCTTTGCTCTAGCTGATGCTGATCAGATCCCATGACTAAACAAAGTGGGTTTGAGTGGAGTGGAGAGAAAGTGTTAAAACCACATGGAGGAAAGAAAAGATAACAGAGACAAAATAAGGAAAGTGAACAAAAGGAGGGCCCCTGGCCTTCACCCCCTTACTCGACACAGTCTTAAGTACAAGGTAAATCATAATAAAAGATCGTTACTATCTGATTTTTTATGAGCTCTCAGATAGAACGCACATAAAGTTGCCACGTTAACTCATtgctaatatatatatatatatacatggttGATTTTAGTTGTATTATTGTGTGTGTACTTACGCGCGCAcccacacacacatacatacatatacatatatatacatatacatatatatatatatataaaccgttcataatatgtgattaattatagatgattttttaataggccaaaggactatttctcatccaaaatatgctgatttttcaaattttttttattaattttaaaaattctatataCCTATCCACAAACGATTaagtttaacaattttaaaggtaaaatcattattttatctgtaatattaaaaataaacttaaatttgatttttttttcccttcttaaatcttaaaaactaactattttctctAACCCAAATTTTTAGAAACAGCGTTTTCCCCCCGGAGGTTTCTAAActctcaaattgaatttttttacgACAACCGATGATATTCAAATGGCATCTCTTCCTCTTCGACATCTTCTACTTTCAACTGTGCTCTTTCCCGTCCTCTTTGGTATCATCATCGATGAAAAAGTCTTTATCAATGATGATGCTGAGAAGGACGGGAAGAAACACAGTTGAAAAAAAGAGAAGTTATCTGAAGATCATTAGTTGtcgtaaaaaaatttaacctgaAAGTTTAGAAAccctaaaggaaaaaatattatttctaaaaatttggatcggagaaaattattagtttttaagatttaaagaaaaaaataatataattaatagactcaattaattttaactgtttataaataggtaaataaaatttttaaaattaataaaaaaaaaacttggacAACCAGTATactttgagaaatttataatttgataattgcCACAAGGAgtgatattttattgataattaaatggCGACAgcacaaaatatttcaaagaaaCCAATTCAACCTTTGAATTTTacttgggaaaaaaaaaaaacaaaagcatcGGTATCATTTCACCCCTTTTAATGGGTAAAGTCTTAAGGGTCAGAATCAGAGAACCTGCTCTGATCTAATTTGTCCCTTACTTTACTAAAGTCTTATTGGTTtcccttttatttaaattttaaacgtGGCAACAAGATTTTGACTTCAACTTATTTCAGCCAATAGATAGGCTTCAGTGTCGGCAACTACAGTAATTCTGTACACACCCAATTTTTTTCTACTGCATTGGATACCCACTTACCTTCCTGTATCAC
This sequence is a window from Mangifera indica cultivar Alphonso chromosome 5, CATAS_Mindica_2.1, whole genome shotgun sequence. Protein-coding genes within it:
- the LOC123216272 gene encoding uncharacterized protein At4g00950-like, which codes for MGSDQHQLEQSSTPKLSLLFSTPVGMESPERPGMITPPLYSSASVPFRWEEEPGKPKTCTTLTTYSNPKCLELPPRLLLMEPSPTTVLDGPYMGRSKIQTYSFRLNTSECYGSFRRNSFSPERDQHGAIVISKKGQKEKGFLGSWRKKGKRDVGGGSYVFPSSVDRESDCSREDEGRNVTGIRRTGSFSTLSARRSNFWATICGGLKQVVPWKSRKVKKDRLLG